Proteins from a genomic interval of Meiothermus sp.:
- a CDS encoding ATP cone domain-containing protein — protein MREVFIKTPGGFRWPFSKGLLVESMMMAGLKMEPAMSVAHTIEEQLRARKKPEVTALALKKMLIQEVEKNFGPEMAERLRGQTQAFEDIVVREGYRRRPFSKGVLVRSLEDAGFSMREAQTIARSLENRLRRSGVRSIDADELERRIAAEIEELFGPAAKNRYAGRQALAGEIFVEEGEGEPRVPFSKGVLAQSVMAVGLSPDAAYRLARDVERRLRDSGSTVVKRDYLRKAVSEELMEEAGEEVARRYHLLRSIRRAVKPVHLLIGGVAGVGKSVLASALAYRLGITRMISTDAVREILRATIPKDLLPTLHTSSFESWRVLTTPQKAEPSAALVMQGFRDQVSRVAVGLRAIQERSAREKTSLVVEGVHVVPGYMTHQYQHEVIQIPIMLVLEDEALHRDRFALRERETGGSRTSGAYAQHFGEIRLIQQHLIELARGAGVPLIPAENLDRAIEKGLEVIVDRLQEAYFDVVQG, from the coding sequence GTGCGCGAAGTGTTTATCAAGACGCCGGGAGGGTTTCGCTGGCCGTTTTCGAAGGGGCTTCTGGTGGAGTCCATGATGATGGCGGGCCTCAAGATGGAGCCGGCTATGTCGGTGGCCCACACCATCGAGGAACAACTGCGGGCCCGCAAAAAGCCAGAAGTTACTGCCCTGGCGCTCAAAAAAATGCTGATTCAAGAGGTGGAAAAAAACTTTGGCCCCGAGATGGCCGAACGGCTCAGGGGCCAGACCCAGGCCTTTGAAGACATTGTGGTTCGGGAGGGCTACCGCCGCCGGCCTTTCTCCAAGGGGGTGCTGGTGCGCAGCCTGGAGGATGCGGGGTTCTCTATGCGCGAGGCCCAGACCATTGCCCGCTCGCTGGAAAACCGCCTGCGCCGCAGTGGGGTGCGCTCGATTGATGCCGATGAGCTGGAGCGGCGTATTGCAGCCGAGATCGAAGAGCTATTTGGGCCTGCTGCAAAAAACCGCTATGCCGGAAGGCAGGCCTTGGCCGGAGAAATTTTTGTGGAGGAAGGGGAAGGTGAGCCGCGGGTGCCTTTCTCCAAAGGGGTACTGGCCCAGTCGGTAATGGCGGTGGGGCTATCGCCCGATGCGGCCTACCGGCTGGCCCGCGATGTGGAACGCCGCTTGCGCGATAGCGGTTCGACTGTGGTCAAGCGCGACTACCTGCGTAAAGCGGTCTCGGAAGAGCTCATGGAGGAAGCCGGGGAAGAGGTAGCCCGCCGCTATCACCTGCTACGAAGCATTCGACGGGCGGTTAAGCCGGTGCATCTGCTGATTGGAGGGGTGGCCGGGGTAGGGAAGAGCGTGCTGGCCTCGGCCCTGGCCTATCGGCTGGGCATTACCCGCATGATTTCAACCGATGCGGTACGGGAAATACTGCGGGCGACCATCCCCAAAGACCTGCTGCCCACCCTGCACACCAGCAGTTTTGAGTCGTGGCGGGTGCTGACCACGCCTCAGAAAGCCGAACCCAGCGCAGCGCTGGTAATGCAGGGGTTTCGTGATCAGGTCTCGAGGGTGGCGGTGGGTCTGCGGGCCATTCAGGAGCGCAGCGCCCGGGAAAAAACCTCGCTGGTGGTGGAGGGTGTGCACGTGGTGCCGGGCTACATGACCCACCAGTACCAGCACGAGGTCATTCAGATTCCCATTATGCTGGTGCTCGAGGACGAGGCCCTGCACCGCGACCGCTTTGCCCTGCGTGAACGAGAGACCGGGGGGTCGCGCACCAGTGGGGCTTATGCGCAGCACTTCGGCGAAATTCGCCTCATCCAGCAGCACCTGATTGAACTTGCTCGAGGTGCCGGGGTTCCCCTTATTCCGGCCGAGAACCTGGATCGGGCCATTGAAAAAGGCCTCGAGGTGATTGTAGACCGGCTGCAAGAGGCCTATTTCGATGTGGTGCAGGGGTAG
- a CDS encoding helix-turn-helix transcriptional regulator encodes MPKKSFRTAPTEIHTPQWARLLQARREKLGYSREGLALAAGVSPSLVAKLERGAHDIRDMSVGRLQALLRTLHLPSIEVLFGEGTAEEFAPSAPGVVAIPYYPALAPACVGEEAPSRSYLDTRLLPTRPGYTSFFLALLEREALRSEELQLSEGSVLVVERRAVLERGVTLLGFVEEIRRPLIFRLPSEASLVRPVGGTGATFWLLPDGSLQTPAGRKAAYVPVGIVHGEFRQP; translated from the coding sequence ATGCCTAAGAAAAGTTTCCGTACAGCCCCTACAGAAATCCACACACCCCAGTGGGCCCGACTTCTGCAGGCCCGGCGTGAGAAACTGGGTTATTCCCGCGAAGGCCTGGCCCTGGCCGCCGGAGTTTCCCCTTCCCTTGTTGCCAAGCTCGAGCGAGGAGCCCACGACATTCGCGACATGAGCGTGGGGCGTTTACAGGCTCTGCTGCGCACCCTGCACCTGCCCTCGATTGAAGTGCTGTTCGGCGAGGGCACAGCGGAAGAGTTTGCACCCTCTGCCCCTGGCGTTGTCGCCATACCCTACTACCCTGCCCTGGCCCCCGCGTGCGTGGGGGAGGAAGCGCCCAGCAGAAGCTACCTGGACACCCGCCTGCTTCCAACCCGCCCGGGCTACACCAGCTTCTTTCTGGCCTTGCTGGAGCGGGAGGCGCTGCGCTCAGAGGAGTTGCAGCTTAGCGAGGGCTCTGTACTGGTGGTCGAACGCAGAGCGGTTCTGGAACGGGGCGTTACCCTGCTCGGCTTTGTCGAGGAAATCCGCCGCCCCCTGATTTTCCGCCTCCCCTCCGAGGCCAGTCTGGTACGTCCGGTCGGGGGCACCGGGGCAACCTTCTGGCTTCTGCCCGACGGCTCACTCCAGACACCTGCGGGCCGGAAGGCCGCGTATGTTCCGGTGGGCATCGTTCATGGGGAGTTCCGCCAGCCATGA
- a CDS encoding winged helix-turn-helix domain-containing protein: MQLAQHQRRPRLELQLRHHPDNLHALYRESQDHTERARWHALWLLARGQSIPEVARNLGYTDRWVRQVIHRYNQGLPMKNLRHENKGRAPLVPPELQEGFRQALLQPHPRDGLWSIRNAAEWLAERLGRPVDGRRAWYWMRRLGLAPLRPRPRHREADAKRQEAFKKSSF, encoded by the coding sequence ATGCAACTGGCCCAACATCAGCGCCGCCCCCGGTTGGAACTCCAACTGCGACACCATCCGGATAACCTCCACGCCCTCTACCGGGAGTCCCAAGACCACACCGAACGCGCCCGCTGGCACGCTCTCTGGCTGCTGGCCAGGGGTCAGAGCATCCCCGAGGTAGCCAGGAATCTGGGCTATACCGATCGCTGGGTGCGTCAGGTAATCCACCGCTACAATCAGGGCCTGCCCATGAAGAATCTGCGGCACGAGAACAAAGGCCGGGCCCCCCTCGTACCGCCCGAACTCCAGGAGGGCTTCCGCCAGGCCCTCCTCCAGCCCCATCCCAGGGACGGGCTTTGGAGCATTCGCAACGCTGCGGAGTGGCTGGCTGAAAGGCTGGGACGTCCGGTGGATGGGCGGCGGGCCTGGTACTGGATGCGTCGCCTGGGCCTGGCCCCGCTGCGCCCCCGGCCGCGCCACCGGGAGGCGGATGCGAAGCGGCAGGAGGCTTTCAAAAAAAGCTCTTTCTGA
- a CDS encoding recombinase family protein — translation MRQCAIYTRVSTEEQVERYSLEAQKEVLTRWAEVLGYEVAATYTDPGYSGAQEDRPALTRLLADAQEGRFAVVLVYRLDRLARKVRLAYDLIERLEQCGVGLMSYSEPNINTTTSIGKAVLGIMAVFAEWERDTFAERSRLGLRKAAQSGRYLGGIVPYGYTVEDGRLTPQPEEGAVVRQIFTWVAERGWSTERVAQELNRLGVPPKYRREGRGVRGRRTAGVWRGGGVLRILKNRTYIGEYTYGKRTRKPQPDLVPVAVPPLVEPALFQAAQEQLARNALFAARNARSVYLLKGLIRCGVCGRAYVGSSDYYACVGRVNRQASPIPSMRCTAPHVRRAELEESIWQDIRTFLLNPGEALQAFVNEESPERNDMKSF, via the coding sequence ATGAGGCAGTGCGCTATATATACCCGCGTATCCACCGAGGAGCAGGTTGAGCGCTACTCCCTCGAGGCTCAGAAGGAGGTGCTCACGCGCTGGGCTGAGGTACTGGGGTATGAGGTAGCGGCCACCTACACCGACCCTGGCTACTCAGGAGCCCAGGAGGATCGCCCTGCCCTGACCCGCCTGCTCGCGGACGCACAGGAGGGACGTTTTGCGGTGGTGCTGGTCTACCGGCTGGATCGGCTGGCCCGCAAGGTGCGTCTAGCCTACGACCTCATCGAGCGGTTGGAGCAGTGTGGCGTGGGCCTCATGAGCTACTCCGAGCCGAATATCAACACCACCACCTCCATCGGTAAGGCGGTGCTGGGAATCATGGCGGTCTTCGCCGAGTGGGAGCGGGACACCTTCGCCGAACGCAGCCGACTGGGCCTTCGCAAAGCCGCACAGAGCGGTCGGTATCTGGGAGGTATCGTGCCCTACGGCTACACCGTTGAGGACGGTCGCCTGACGCCCCAGCCCGAGGAGGGAGCGGTGGTGCGGCAGATATTTACCTGGGTTGCTGAACGGGGCTGGAGCACCGAGCGGGTTGCCCAGGAGCTCAACCGCCTGGGCGTACCTCCCAAGTACCGGCGTGAGGGGCGCGGGGTGCGGGGCAGACGCACCGCCGGGGTCTGGCGGGGAGGCGGGGTGCTGCGCATCCTCAAGAACCGCACGTATATCGGGGAGTACACCTACGGCAAGCGCACCCGCAAGCCTCAGCCCGATCTGGTGCCGGTAGCGGTACCGCCCCTGGTAGAACCCGCGCTTTTCCAGGCTGCCCAGGAGCAGCTAGCCCGAAACGCCCTGTTCGCCGCGCGTAACGCCCGCAGCGTGTACCTGCTCAAAGGGCTCATTCGCTGCGGAGTCTGCGGGCGGGCATATGTGGGCTCAAGCGACTATTACGCCTGTGTGGGGCGTGTGAACCGCCAGGCTTCTCCCATCCCCTCCATGCGCTGTACCGCTCCTCATGTGCGCCGGGCAGAGCTTGAGGAGAGCATCTGGCAGGACATCCGCACCTTCCTTCTGAACCCTGGTGAGGCTTTGCAGGCTTTTGTGAATGAGGAATCCCCGGAAAGGAATGATATGAAATCCTTTTGA
- a CDS encoding sigma factor-like helix-turn-helix DNA-binding protein — protein sequence MPKKTPGQYFLSKGVPPTKLAEHLEQLYPLEREVLLARAAGETLRAIGVRLSLTPEGVRQVEIRALKKLREEDITAQAQGRRFRLAVEQRLGMPLEEAVKELPEPQPMLVLAYAKGEPLADLAPTLGLSITEATALRDRAVSHLLGQERGSRAGKWAELKAAVAAALIESPLTYDDLEARFPMSRRRLMKLMQELVNEGRAELSDEYPFRFLGVQSAD from the coding sequence ATGCCTAAAAAAACACCTGGGCAATACTTCCTCAGTAAGGGCGTACCACCGACCAAGCTGGCCGAACACCTCGAGCAACTTTATCCGCTCGAGCGCGAGGTTCTGCTGGCCAGGGCTGCGGGCGAAACCTTGCGGGCCATTGGTGTGCGGCTAAGCCTGACCCCCGAGGGGGTGCGCCAGGTTGAGATCCGGGCCCTAAAAAAGCTCCGGGAAGAAGACATCACCGCGCAAGCCCAGGGCCGCCGCTTTCGCCTGGCGGTTGAGCAGCGCCTGGGAATGCCGCTGGAGGAAGCAGTTAAGGAACTGCCCGAACCCCAGCCTATGCTGGTTCTGGCCTATGCCAAGGGCGAACCACTGGCAGATCTGGCCCCTACCCTGGGCCTGAGCATTACCGAGGCTACCGCCCTGCGCGATCGGGCGGTGTCACATTTGCTGGGGCAGGAACGGGGCTCGAGGGCCGGCAAATGGGCCGAGCTAAAAGCAGCGGTGGCTGCTGCGCTCATTGAAAGCCCCCTCACCTACGACGACCTCGAGGCCCGCTTCCCCATGTCCCGTCGGCGTTTGATGAAGCTAATGCAGGAGCTGGTCAACGAAGGCCGGGCCGAGCTGAGCGACGAATACCCTTTCCGTTTTTTAGGGGTTCAATCGGCTGACTAG
- a CDS encoding ROK family protein translates to MSVVGIDLGGTKIMAGVFSEGVIKAKVTVPTPEEGGQAVIEAMAQAAKAAIEAGGVAVQAIGLGTPGPLDFKRGRIKFAPNIANFTDFPIVELLEQATGYKVYMENDANAAALAEHKLGAAQGAESTLYMTVSTGVGGGFVWGNKVLRGVNGQGGEIGHITMQPGGPLCGCGLDGCLEALATGPAMERMALASFKREMSTRELFALFQQGDPRASRIVLQAASWVGIALASLVKCYDPEVIVLGGGVALNAGPAYLEEVQRSYQRYMENWITPPLHLAKLGSEAGLLGAALTAALEVGEL, encoded by the coding sequence ATGAGCGTAGTGGGAATTGACCTAGGCGGAACCAAGATTATGGCGGGGGTGTTCAGCGAGGGCGTGATTAAGGCCAAGGTGACCGTACCCACGCCGGAAGAAGGCGGCCAGGCCGTAATCGAGGCCATGGCCCAGGCCGCCAAGGCCGCCATCGAGGCCGGGGGCGTAGCCGTGCAAGCCATCGGCCTGGGCACGCCGGGGCCCCTCGACTTCAAGCGGGGCCGGATCAAGTTTGCCCCCAACATCGCCAACTTTACCGATTTCCCCATTGTGGAGTTGCTCGAGCAGGCCACCGGCTACAAGGTCTACATGGAAAACGACGCCAACGCCGCAGCCCTGGCCGAGCACAAGCTGGGAGCCGCCCAGGGCGCCGAAAGCACCCTCTACATGACCGTCTCGACCGGGGTGGGGGGCGGCTTTGTCTGGGGCAACAAGGTGCTGCGCGGTGTGAACGGCCAGGGGGGCGAGATTGGGCACATCACCATGCAGCCGGGCGGCCCCCTGTGCGGCTGTGGGCTGGATGGCTGCCTCGAGGCCCTGGCTACCGGCCCGGCCATGGAGCGCATGGCCCTGGCCTCCTTCAAGCGCGAGATGAGCACCCGCGAGCTGTTCGCGCTGTTCCAGCAGGGCGACCCCCGGGCCAGCCGCATCGTGCTGCAGGCCGCAAGCTGGGTGGGCATCGCGCTGGCCTCGCTGGTCAAGTGCTACGACCCCGAAGTTATCGTCCTGGGCGGCGGGGTGGCCCTCAACGCAGGGCCGGCCTACCTCGAGGAGGTGCAGCGCAGCTACCAGCGCTACATGGAGAACTGGATCACCCCACCCCTCCACCTGGCCAAGCTGGGGAGCGAGGCCGGGTTGTTGGGAGCGGCCCTGACCGCGGCCCTCGAGGTGGGCGAGCTCTAA
- a CDS encoding IS630 family transposase, translating to MVFLFRLLFPELELEVWGFDEHRIGLKPIRRRVWALRGRTPLAQERPRYRWLYVYAFIRPGTGESEYWLLPSVSVEGFQLVLEAFARLRGAGAGKLVLVVLDQAGWHTSGRVEPAKGLGLCYLPPYSPELQPVERTWGLIDAVVANGQVQDEEELWAKVEARCAYLQTQPALIQSYTLFHWWPGGC from the coding sequence ATGGTTTTCCTGTTCAGGTTGCTCTTTCCTGAACTGGAGTTGGAGGTGTGGGGCTTTGATGAGCACCGAATAGGGCTGAAGCCCATCCGCCGACGGGTATGGGCCTTGCGAGGGAGGACGCCGCTAGCGCAGGAGCGGCCCCGCTATCGCTGGCTGTATGTGTACGCCTTCATAAGACCGGGTACGGGGGAAAGCGAGTACTGGCTGCTGCCCTCGGTCTCGGTGGAGGGGTTCCAGTTGGTGTTGGAGGCCTTTGCCCGGCTACGGGGGGCGGGGGCGGGCAAGCTGGTACTGGTGGTGCTGGATCAGGCTGGCTGGCACACCTCGGGGCGGGTGGAGCCAGCCAAGGGCCTGGGGCTGTGTTATCTGCCACCCTACTCGCCCGAGTTGCAGCCGGTAGAACGAACCTGGGGGCTCATTGACGCGGTCGTGGCCAATGGGCAGGTGCAGGATGAAGAGGAGCTGTGGGCCAAGGTGGAAGCCCGGTGCGCTTACCTACAAACCCAGCCCGCGCTTATCCAGAGCTACACCCTATTTCACTGGTGGCCGGGGGGATGTTAG
- a CDS encoding aldo/keto reductase, translating to MSEQIQIKGLPAIPPMGIGTWQWGDRLVWGYGNGYQAGDTEAAYRAALQGGVRLFDTAEFYGFGLSERLIGRFYHAYEPKPLVVSKLFPYPWRFSRKTLFAALKKSLQRLQMQQLDLYLLHWPWKPVPLEQWALSLAEAYEQGLTRAVGVSNHNLQQLERVAKVLDRHRVPLAVNQVEYHLLERKPEQTGLLRAMQAEGIVLMAYSPLAMGWLTGKYSLDNPPPGRYRAQRYVTRKAQIPALLQALNEIAESLGATPAQVALRWCIQKGTLPIPGAKNARQAEGNAGALRICLSEAQMARLDALSSGEGSG from the coding sequence GTGAGCGAGCAGATTCAGATCAAGGGACTTCCGGCCATCCCGCCCATGGGTATCGGCACCTGGCAGTGGGGCGACCGGCTGGTCTGGGGCTACGGCAATGGCTACCAGGCAGGCGATACCGAGGCAGCCTACCGGGCGGCCTTGCAGGGTGGGGTACGGCTTTTTGACACCGCCGAGTTTTATGGTTTTGGTCTTTCGGAAAGGCTAATCGGGCGCTTCTACCACGCTTATGAGCCCAAGCCCCTGGTGGTGAGCAAACTGTTTCCCTACCCCTGGCGCTTCTCCCGCAAAACGCTGTTTGCTGCGCTTAAAAAAAGCCTGCAGCGCTTGCAGATGCAGCAGCTAGATCTGTACCTGCTGCACTGGCCCTGGAAGCCGGTTCCGCTCGAGCAATGGGCGCTTTCGCTGGCCGAAGCCTACGAGCAGGGGCTGACCCGGGCGGTAGGGGTCTCCAACCATAACCTCCAGCAGCTTGAACGCGTGGCTAAGGTACTCGATCGGCACCGGGTGCCGCTGGCTGTCAACCAGGTGGAATACCACCTGCTCGAGCGCAAACCTGAACAGACGGGCCTTTTGCGTGCCATGCAGGCCGAGGGTATCGTGCTGATGGCCTACAGCCCGCTGGCTATGGGCTGGCTAACCGGCAAGTATAGCCTGGACAACCCCCCACCAGGCCGCTACCGGGCCCAGCGCTATGTCACCCGCAAGGCCCAGATTCCCGCACTGCTTCAGGCTCTTAACGAGATCGCCGAGTCGCTGGGCGCCACCCCCGCCCAGGTGGCCCTGCGCTGGTGCATACAAAAAGGCACCCTGCCCATTCCGGGTGCAAAAAACGCGCGCCAGGCCGAGGGAAACGCTGGGGCTTTGCGAATCTGCCTTTCCGAGGCGCAGATGGCCCGGCTGGATGCTTTGAGCAGTGGGGAAGGGTCGGGTTAG